In Amycolatopsis jiangsuensis, the following proteins share a genomic window:
- a CDS encoding kynureninase/PvdN C-terminal domain-containing protein, translated as MTMLAALRTSPNVLASHYSRFAVADRLLLSAHSHQAWPDVAEEGLLEAFADAARDVDEKWARAFAKADELRAGFRALLSDANGEYALGTNTHDLVLRFLSAIELRKRPRLVTTDGEFHTLRRQLARLAEEGVEVVRVPVDPMPTLAERLAAEADGRTAAVLVSAVLFETARIVPGLPHLAQACRDRSVELLVDAYHALGVVPFPVHELGLTNAWVVGGGYKYLQLGEGNCVLRLPAHAQELRPVITGWYAEFGALADERRPGELAYASGGDRFAGATYDPSSHYRGVRVQRFFAEHGLTPDFLREVSQHQVGLLARCFDDLALPSDVVTRDRETPADEIGGFLSLRSPRATHLREALAERGVRTDSRGPYLRFGPAPYLSDAQLEAAMSTLRDVLEH; from the coding sequence GTGACCATGCTGGCCGCACTTCGCACGAGCCCGAACGTGCTCGCCTCGCACTACTCGCGTTTCGCGGTGGCCGACCGGCTGCTGCTGTCCGCGCACTCCCACCAGGCCTGGCCCGACGTCGCCGAGGAAGGCCTGCTCGAAGCGTTCGCCGATGCGGCGCGTGACGTCGACGAAAAGTGGGCGAGGGCATTCGCGAAGGCCGACGAACTCCGTGCCGGGTTCCGCGCGCTGCTTTCGGACGCGAACGGCGAGTACGCACTCGGAACCAACACCCACGACCTGGTCCTGCGGTTCCTGTCCGCGATCGAGCTGCGGAAGCGGCCGCGGCTGGTCACCACGGACGGGGAGTTCCACACGCTGCGCCGGCAGCTGGCCCGGCTGGCCGAGGAGGGGGTCGAGGTGGTCCGGGTCCCGGTGGATCCGATGCCGACGTTGGCCGAGCGGCTCGCCGCGGAAGCCGACGGCCGCACCGCCGCGGTGCTCGTGTCGGCCGTGCTGTTCGAGACCGCGCGGATCGTGCCCGGCCTGCCCCATCTGGCCCAGGCCTGTCGGGACCGCTCGGTCGAACTGCTCGTGGACGCCTACCACGCGCTCGGCGTGGTCCCGTTCCCGGTGCACGAGCTGGGGCTGACCAACGCCTGGGTGGTCGGCGGCGGCTACAAGTACCTGCAGCTGGGAGAGGGCAACTGCGTCCTGCGGCTGCCGGCGCACGCGCAGGAGCTGCGGCCGGTGATCACCGGCTGGTACGCGGAGTTCGGTGCGCTCGCGGACGAACGGCGTCCCGGCGAGCTCGCCTACGCCTCCGGCGGCGACCGTTTCGCCGGCGCCACCTACGACCCGTCGAGCCACTACCGCGGCGTACGGGTGCAGCGGTTCTTCGCCGAACACGGTCTCACCCCGGATTTCCTGCGCGAGGTCTCGCAGCACCAGGTCGGACTGCTCGCCCGGTGCTTCGACGATCTGGCCCTGCCCAGCGACGTCGTCACCCGTGACCGCGAAACACCGGCGGACGAGATCGGCGGCTTCCTTTCGCTGCGCAGCCCGCGGGCGACGCACCTGCGCGAAGCGCTGGCCGAACGCGGCGTGCGTACCGACAGCCGGGGGCCCTACCTGCGGTTCGGGCCCGCGCCGTACCTTTCCGACGCGCAGCTGGAGGCGGCGATGTCCACTCTTCGGGACGTTCTCGAGCACTGA
- a CDS encoding MmgE/PrpD family protein has translation MRPAPIAETVGAFAARTSLADLPAEVLDRARHLVLDAVGVALAAGEHEFTRRARRALARLGTGDQSVLGLPDRLAPREAAMLNAVLVHGLDFDDTHSGAVTHVSASALPTALAAAVQHGRSAEDLLVAYILAVEISARVGKVSRGGFHTVGFHPTGVAGAFGSAVAAAKLSGLDSAGITTAQQIVGSMASGILEFLEEGAWTKRLHPGWAANSALTAAAFAAEDWPGPPLVYEGRYGLYATHLQGREWDATELVQDLGTRWELLDTAVKPFPSCHFTHGFADAVLALHEESGFSAADIERIRCFIHPTPGAAVCDPIERKRVPQDDYDAKFSLPFIAAACVSRGRLTLSEFTDEALADQEILRLAQLVEIGDDPESRYPHAYSAAVEITLHDGRKLFRRESVHRGHPERPLSHADIREKFTSNAGPRAKTVLPLVLSLGERGDARSFAESLAG, from the coding sequence GTGCGCCCTGCCCCGATCGCCGAGACCGTCGGTGCGTTCGCCGCCCGCACCAGCCTGGCCGACCTGCCCGCCGAGGTACTCGACCGCGCCCGCCACCTGGTACTGGACGCGGTGGGTGTCGCACTCGCCGCCGGCGAGCACGAGTTCACCCGCCGGGCCCGGCGCGCGCTGGCCCGTCTCGGCACCGGCGACCAGTCCGTGCTCGGCCTGCCCGACCGGCTCGCCCCGCGCGAGGCCGCGATGCTCAACGCGGTTCTCGTCCACGGTCTCGACTTCGACGACACGCACAGCGGCGCCGTCACACACGTTTCGGCCAGCGCCCTGCCCACCGCGCTCGCCGCCGCGGTGCAGCACGGCCGGTCCGCGGAGGACCTGCTGGTCGCCTACATCCTGGCCGTGGAGATCAGCGCTCGCGTGGGCAAGGTTTCCCGCGGCGGTTTCCACACCGTCGGCTTCCACCCGACCGGCGTGGCAGGTGCCTTCGGCTCCGCGGTGGCCGCGGCGAAGCTGTCCGGATTGGACAGTGCGGGCATCACGACGGCGCAGCAGATCGTGGGTTCGATGGCCTCGGGCATCCTGGAATTCCTCGAAGAAGGAGCCTGGACCAAGCGGCTGCACCCCGGCTGGGCCGCGAACTCCGCGCTCACCGCGGCCGCTTTCGCCGCCGAAGACTGGCCCGGTCCCCCGCTCGTGTACGAGGGCCGCTACGGCCTTTACGCCACGCACCTGCAGGGCCGCGAATGGGACGCCACGGAGCTGGTACAGGACCTCGGCACCCGCTGGGAACTGCTGGACACCGCGGTGAAGCCTTTCCCCAGCTGCCATTTCACCCACGGATTCGCCGACGCCGTGCTTGCCCTGCACGAGGAGAGCGGGTTCTCCGCGGCCGACATCGAGCGCATCCGCTGCTTCATCCATCCCACGCCGGGTGCCGCGGTCTGCGATCCGATCGAGCGCAAACGCGTTCCGCAGGACGATTACGACGCCAAGTTCAGCCTCCCGTTCATCGCCGCCGCGTGCGTGTCCCGCGGCCGGCTCACGCTGAGCGAGTTCACCGACGAGGCACTGGCCGACCAGGAGATCCTGCGGCTGGCCCAGCTCGTGGAGATCGGTGACGACCCGGAGAGCCGGTACCCGCACGCGTACTCGGCCGCGGTCGAGATCACCCTGCACGACGGGCGCAAGCTGTTCCGCCGGGAATCGGTGCACCGCGGCCACCCCGAACGGCCGCTGTCGCACGCGGACATCCGGGAGAAATTCACGTCGAACGCCGGCCCACGCGCGAAAACCGTGCTGCCGCTGGTGCTTTCCCTCGGCGAACGCGGTGACGCCCGGTCGTTCGCCGAATCGCTGGCCGGCTGA
- a CDS encoding MaoC family dehydratase, translated as MAVHESRLGRFYEEFTVGDVYRHPLGRTISEADNTWFTLLTMNTHPAHFDAHYAGKTPFGKVLVNSGLTIAMLLGQSVSDISQRAVANLAMTNIQLTHPVFVGDTLYGESICTGKRESKSKPYAGLVEVHTRGLNADGDVCLSFDRTVLIFKQSAAGDIDSFPEAKPGPLSLEGRA; from the coding sequence GTGGCTGTGCACGAGAGCCGACTGGGACGGTTCTACGAGGAGTTCACCGTCGGCGACGTCTACCGGCATCCGCTGGGACGCACCATCAGCGAGGCCGACAACACGTGGTTCACGCTGCTGACGATGAACACCCATCCGGCGCACTTCGACGCGCACTACGCGGGGAAGACGCCGTTCGGGAAGGTCCTGGTCAACTCCGGGCTCACCATCGCGATGCTGTTGGGGCAGAGCGTCTCGGACATCAGCCAGCGCGCGGTCGCGAACCTCGCGATGACGAACATCCAGCTCACCCACCCGGTGTTCGTCGGGGACACGCTCTACGGCGAGTCGATCTGCACCGGCAAGCGCGAGTCGAAGTCCAAGCCCTACGCCGGGCTCGTCGAGGTGCACACGCGCGGCCTGAACGCCGACGGGGACGTGTGCCTCTCCTTCGACCGGACGGTGCTGATCTTCAAGCAGTCCGCCGCCGGCGACATCGATTCCTTCCCGGAGGCGAAGCCGGGTCCGCTGAGCCTGGAGGGACGGGCATGA
- a CDS encoding MFS transporter — MPETTHTRPATTGKPLSAARIAVSSMLGTLVEIFDFIVYAFLAALVFGPLFFPAVSPWIGTLAALGTHAVAFGMRPLGALLFGWIGDTRGRRTALLGSMLTMGVSTVAIGLLPTFSSAGLWAPVLLVLFRMLQGLAVGGEWGGAVLVAVEHAPKRRRSLYGSFVQLGTVLGIGLASAVILVVSTAVGMDVFLSWGWRVPFLASALLVVLGLVLRNRLEETPEFVAELAKHEANTGRRPKARTVFRENWRELIAGSLMWSAPCSFLYVLMTGLLAYTKTYVPELSGTDVQIGLLLTSAVLAVLTVVSATYADRWGRRRLVRWSGVLLIVWAFPAFWLIDSGGFGAMLLAMLVGSVCYAAFNGAVPSLMADLFPVASRYTGCGLCIAFGTAVAGGIVPIGALALVGETGGSSVPLSLVLVLCGVMTLAGVAMARDAGNRLAKPSGR, encoded by the coding sequence ATGCCCGAAACAACTCACACGCGCCCGGCCACGACGGGGAAACCCCTGTCCGCGGCCCGCATCGCCGTGTCCTCCATGCTCGGCACTCTCGTCGAAATCTTCGACTTCATCGTCTACGCGTTCCTGGCCGCACTCGTGTTCGGCCCGTTGTTCTTCCCCGCGGTTTCGCCGTGGATCGGCACCCTCGCCGCACTCGGCACGCACGCGGTGGCCTTCGGCATGCGCCCGCTCGGCGCGCTGCTGTTCGGCTGGATCGGCGACACCCGCGGCCGACGGACCGCGCTGCTCGGCTCGATGCTCACGATGGGGGTCTCGACCGTCGCGATCGGACTGCTGCCCACGTTCTCCTCGGCCGGACTGTGGGCGCCGGTGCTGCTCGTGCTCTTTCGGATGCTGCAAGGCCTCGCGGTCGGCGGCGAATGGGGCGGCGCGGTGCTCGTCGCGGTGGAACACGCGCCGAAGCGACGACGGTCGCTCTACGGTTCGTTCGTGCAGCTGGGCACCGTGCTCGGCATCGGACTGGCGAGCGCGGTGATCCTCGTGGTCAGCACAGCGGTCGGCATGGACGTCTTCCTCAGCTGGGGCTGGCGGGTGCCGTTCCTGGCCAGCGCCCTGCTGGTGGTGCTGGGCCTGGTGCTGCGCAACCGGCTGGAGGAGACCCCGGAGTTCGTGGCGGAGCTGGCCAAGCACGAGGCGAACACCGGCCGCCGGCCCAAGGCCCGCACGGTGTTCCGGGAGAACTGGCGCGAACTCATCGCGGGTTCGCTGATGTGGTCGGCGCCGTGCTCGTTCCTGTACGTGCTGATGACCGGCCTGCTCGCCTACACCAAGACCTACGTGCCGGAGCTGAGCGGCACCGACGTGCAGATCGGGCTGCTCCTGACCTCGGCGGTGCTGGCCGTGCTCACCGTGGTGAGCGCGACGTACGCCGACCGGTGGGGCCGGCGCAGGCTGGTGCGCTGGTCAGGGGTGCTGCTGATCGTCTGGGCGTTCCCGGCGTTCTGGCTGATCGACAGCGGCGGGTTCGGTGCGATGCTGCTGGCGATGCTCGTCGGCAGCGTCTGCTATGCGGCGTTCAACGGTGCCGTGCCGTCCCTGATGGCCGACCTGTTCCCGGTCGCGTCGCGCTACACCGGCTGCGGCCTGTGCATCGCGTTCGGCACCGCGGTCGCGGGTGGCATCGTGCCGATCGGCGCGCTCGCGCTGGTCGGCGAGACCGGCGGATCGTCGGTCCCGCTGTCGCTCGTGCTCGTGCTGTGCGGGGTGATGACGCTGGCCGGCGTCGCAATGGCGCGGGACGCGGGAAACCGGCTCGCCAAGCCGTCCGGCAGGTGA
- a CDS encoding tryptophan 2,3-dioxygenase — protein MTGPGDPQAALGYTSYLALDELLDAQRPRSDEHDELLFIVIHQVYELWFKQILHEAAFLQESLEAGTTAHSIRTLRRILTVLKVVVAQIDVLETMTPSQFTSFRTRLDAASGFQSAQFRELEAVLGRRDERVFAHYPEGGEQRERIASAMRRPSVFDSFLTYLAAHGYPVAGDRDVTRALEPSAELQEVLLKVYQDDGGPSVVAECLVDLDEGMQEWRYRHVKMVERTIGDKTGTGGSSGAAYLRTTLFRPMFPDLWAVRSRL, from the coding sequence ATGACCGGACCAGGTGATCCGCAGGCCGCGCTCGGCTACACCTCGTACCTGGCGCTCGACGAGTTGCTCGATGCGCAGCGGCCGCGTTCGGACGAACACGACGAGCTGCTGTTCATCGTGATCCACCAGGTGTACGAGCTGTGGTTCAAGCAGATCCTGCACGAGGCGGCCTTCCTGCAGGAAAGCCTGGAGGCGGGCACCACCGCGCACTCGATCCGCACGCTGCGCCGGATCCTCACCGTGCTCAAGGTGGTCGTCGCGCAGATCGACGTGCTGGAGACGATGACGCCCAGCCAGTTCACGAGCTTCCGCACCCGGCTCGACGCCGCCAGCGGCTTCCAGTCCGCGCAGTTCCGTGAGCTGGAGGCGGTGCTCGGCCGGCGCGACGAGCGGGTGTTCGCGCACTATCCCGAGGGCGGCGAGCAGCGGGAGCGGATCGCCTCGGCGATGCGGCGGCCCTCGGTGTTCGACTCGTTCCTGACCTACCTGGCCGCGCACGGCTATCCGGTCGCCGGGGACCGCGACGTGACCCGCGCACTCGAGCCGTCCGCCGAGCTGCAGGAGGTGCTGCTGAAGGTCTACCAGGACGACGGCGGGCCGTCGGTGGTCGCGGAATGCCTGGTCGACCTGGACGAAGGGATGCAGGAGTGGCGGTACCGGCACGTGAAGATGGTGGAGCGGACGATCGGGGACAAGACCGGGACCGGCGGCTCCTCCGGGGCGGCCTACCTGCGCACGACGTTGTTCCGGCCGATGTTCCCCGACCTGTGGGCAGTGCGGAGCCGGTTGTGA
- a CDS encoding Glu/Leu/Phe/Val family dehydrogenase yields MTEGVFGRHSGHEQVVYCQDEASGLKAIIGIYSTALGPALGGTRFYPYATEDEALDDVLALSKGMAYKNALAGLDLGGGKAVILGDPATLKSEALLRAYGRFVDSLGGRYFTACDMGTYVQDMDLVARETRYVTGRSPENGGAGDSSVLTAFGVFQGMRASADHAWGTPELAGRRVGVAGVGKVGHILVDHLVEAGAQVVVTDVSAVAVERVRAAHPGVEVVSDVDAMIGTELDVFAPCARGGVLTDETVAALRARIVCGAANNQLAHPGVDKLLDDRGILFAPDYLVNAGGVIQVDDERHGFDFARAQRKTAAIFETTKSVYALAAAEGVPPAAAADRLAERRMADVGRLRSILTV; encoded by the coding sequence GTGACCGAAGGAGTGTTCGGCCGGCACAGCGGCCATGAACAGGTCGTATACTGCCAGGACGAGGCCAGCGGCCTCAAGGCGATCATCGGGATCTACTCGACCGCGCTGGGCCCCGCGCTCGGCGGGACCCGGTTCTACCCCTACGCCACCGAGGACGAGGCGCTCGACGACGTGCTCGCCCTGTCCAAGGGCATGGCGTACAAGAACGCGCTGGCCGGGCTCGACCTCGGCGGCGGCAAGGCCGTGATCCTCGGCGATCCGGCCACGCTCAAGTCCGAGGCGCTGCTGCGTGCCTACGGCCGGTTCGTGGACTCCCTCGGCGGCCGCTACTTCACCGCCTGCGACATGGGCACCTACGTTCAGGACATGGACCTGGTGGCCCGCGAGACCCGCTACGTCACCGGCCGTTCCCCGGAGAACGGCGGTGCGGGCGATTCGTCCGTGCTCACCGCTTTCGGGGTCTTCCAGGGCATGCGTGCCTCCGCCGACCACGCGTGGGGCACCCCCGAGCTGGCCGGCCGCCGGGTCGGGGTGGCCGGGGTCGGCAAGGTCGGGCACATCCTGGTCGACCACCTCGTGGAGGCCGGAGCGCAGGTGGTGGTCACCGATGTGTCGGCGGTGGCGGTGGAACGCGTCCGTGCGGCGCATCCCGGCGTCGAGGTGGTGTCCGATGTGGACGCCATGATCGGCACCGAGCTGGACGTGTTCGCGCCGTGCGCGCGCGGCGGCGTGCTGACCGACGAGACGGTGGCCGCGCTGCGGGCCCGGATCGTCTGCGGCGCGGCGAACAACCAGCTCGCGCACCCGGGCGTGGACAAGCTGCTGGACGACCGCGGGATCCTGTTCGCGCCCGACTACCTGGTCAACGCCGGCGGCGTGATCCAGGTCGACGACGAACGGCACGGCTTCGACTTCGCCCGCGCACAGCGGAAGACAGCCGCGATCTTCGAAACCACCAAATCGGTGTACGCGCTGGCCGCCGCCGAGGGCGTGCCACCGGCCGCGGCCGCCGACCGGCTCGCCGAGCGCCGCATGGCCGACGTCGGCCGGCTGCGCTCCATCCTGACCGTCTGA
- a CDS encoding DUF5302 domain-containing protein encodes MSEPHPTPSGEEDEVKRRFREALERKQAQSRTGAAHEDGGPRNQHAHGPAANKRTFRRKSG; translated from the coding sequence ATGAGTGAACCGCACCCGACGCCCAGCGGCGAGGAGGACGAGGTGAAGCGCAGGTTCCGGGAAGCGCTCGAGCGCAAGCAAGCGCAGAGCCGGACCGGGGCGGCGCACGAGGACGGCGGGCCGCGCAACCAGCACGCGCACGGGCCCGCGGCGAACAAGCGCACCTTCCGCCGCAAGAGCGGCTGA
- a CDS encoding CaiB/BaiF CoA transferase family protein, protein MNLPLQDLKILSLEQYGAGPFGSVHLADLGAEIIKIEDPRFGGDVGRHTPPYAEDGDSLFFEAFNRNKRSMVLDLSNPQGREVFERLVKVSDAVYSNLRGDVPEKMRIRYEDLKHLNPRIVCCSLSGYGMTGPRSKQPGYDYMLQGLAGWMSVTGEPDGPPTKSGLSMVDYSGGIVAALSMVSAIHAARRDGGGMDCDVSLYDTAIGMLTYLATWHLNRGFEPQRTHHSAHPSLVPFQNFPTADSWVVIGCAKQKFWERFVVALGSPDWAAQERFATPSARYEHSAECVKLIEDELARKKTAEWLPLLEEAGVPCAPINTVPQALTEEHTAARGMVVETEHPRFGTVRQVASPVRAGEPRGAHTRAPQLGEHTESLLAELLGTGTDEFAELTRAGAFGAKEQ, encoded by the coding sequence ATGAACCTTCCGTTGCAGGACTTGAAGATCTTGTCCCTCGAGCAGTACGGCGCGGGCCCGTTCGGATCGGTGCACCTTGCCGACCTCGGCGCGGAGATCATCAAGATCGAGGATCCGCGCTTCGGTGGCGACGTCGGCCGGCACACCCCGCCGTACGCCGAGGACGGCGATTCGCTGTTCTTCGAGGCGTTCAACCGCAACAAGCGGTCGATGGTGCTGGACCTGAGCAATCCGCAGGGCCGCGAGGTGTTCGAGCGGCTGGTGAAGGTGAGCGACGCGGTCTACTCGAACCTGCGTGGCGACGTGCCGGAGAAGATGCGGATCCGCTACGAGGACCTCAAGCACCTCAACCCGCGCATCGTCTGCTGCTCGCTCTCGGGCTACGGCATGACCGGGCCGCGCAGCAAGCAGCCAGGGTACGACTACATGCTGCAGGGCCTGGCAGGCTGGATGTCGGTCACCGGGGAACCGGACGGCCCGCCGACCAAGTCCGGACTGTCCATGGTGGACTACTCCGGCGGGATCGTCGCAGCGCTGTCGATGGTCTCGGCGATCCACGCGGCCCGGCGCGACGGTGGCGGCATGGACTGCGACGTGAGTTTGTACGACACGGCGATCGGCATGCTCACCTACCTGGCGACCTGGCACCTCAACCGCGGCTTCGAACCGCAGCGCACGCACCATTCCGCGCATCCGAGCCTGGTGCCGTTCCAGAACTTCCCGACCGCGGACTCGTGGGTCGTGATCGGCTGCGCCAAGCAGAAGTTCTGGGAACGCTTCGTGGTCGCGCTCGGCTCGCCGGACTGGGCCGCGCAGGAGCGGTTCGCCACGCCGTCCGCGCGGTACGAGCATTCCGCGGAGTGCGTGAAGCTCATCGAAGACGAGCTGGCCCGCAAGAAGACCGCCGAATGGCTGCCACTGCTGGAGGAAGCCGGGGTGCCCTGTGCGCCGATCAACACCGTGCCGCAAGCGCTCACTGAAGAGCACACCGCGGCCCGCGGGATGGTCGTGGAGACCGAGCACCCGAGGTTCGGCACCGTGCGGCAGGTCGCCTCGCCGGTGCGGGCCGGGGAACCCCGCGGTGCGCACACCCGTGCCCCGCAGCTGGGGGAGCACACCGAAAGCCTCCTCGCCGAGCTGCTCGGCACCGGTACCGACGAGTTCGCCGAGCTGACGCGCGCGGGCGCGTTCGGCGCGAAGGAGCAGTGA
- a CDS encoding FadR/GntR family transcriptional regulator — protein MKDENASGLRVQRVQAAYRQVANQLREQIIGGALPTGTRLPSEAELCTMFGVSRSTVREALRLLASQQLIDTTRGVTGGSFVAAPDAGAVAENLGGTLGLLVNTNSLSVDNLVEARLMIEPPAARLAAERAGEVDLESLRRTLEQTAQLHPDKGFVLHWDFHTTLVSVTGNPLLRLMCQPVNSVLRSRLHRERVDPRRWAEIDADHERIYAAVAGGDGDAAERLTRAHLDALRPLYERMTEDRPTGSD, from the coding sequence ATGAAGGACGAGAACGCGTCCGGGCTGCGCGTGCAGCGGGTCCAGGCCGCGTACCGGCAGGTCGCGAACCAGCTCCGGGAACAGATCATCGGCGGCGCGCTGCCCACCGGTACCCGGCTGCCGAGCGAGGCCGAGCTGTGCACGATGTTCGGCGTCAGCCGCAGCACCGTGCGTGAAGCGCTCCGACTGCTCGCCAGCCAGCAGCTCATCGACACCACCCGCGGGGTCACCGGCGGCAGCTTCGTGGCCGCACCGGACGCCGGCGCCGTCGCCGAAAACCTCGGCGGAACACTCGGACTGCTGGTCAACACCAACAGCCTGAGCGTGGACAACCTCGTCGAAGCCCGGCTGATGATCGAGCCGCCTGCCGCCCGGCTGGCCGCCGAGCGCGCCGGAGAGGTCGACCTGGAGAGCCTGCGCCGGACCCTGGAGCAGACCGCGCAGCTGCATCCGGACAAGGGTTTCGTGCTGCACTGGGATTTCCACACCACGCTCGTGTCGGTCACCGGCAACCCGCTGCTGCGGCTGATGTGCCAGCCGGTCAACTCGGTGCTGCGCTCGCGGCTGCACCGCGAGCGGGTGGACCCGCGGCGCTGGGCGGAGATCGACGCCGACCACGAACGGATCTACGCCGCCGTGGCCGGCGGGGACGGCGACGCCGCCGAACGGCTCACCCGCGCCCACCTCGATGCGCTCCGGCCGCTCTACGAGCGCATGACCGAGGATCGGCCGACTGGCTCCGACTAA